A section of the Alkalihalobacillus sp. LMS39 genome encodes:
- a CDS encoding G5 and 3D domain-containing protein — protein sequence MEPSRTNKLLSFFKNKKKLSITSASLLVVMLVVSLVVYETSKAMVTMNIDGEETILTTHASTVAELLAENEWEMNEHDKITPSLETAISSNMEVEWKKAKLVTLTVNDDLQTVWTTADSVNELFEELAIDVKEHDAINPSLDTEITPDMNVSYESAFLVQLISDGEQQEIWTTSTTVADFLEKENIALGELDRVEPAKDELLDKETKVDVIRVEKVTDVVEEKIAFATVTRKDDSLDKGKENVVESGQEGLVKKHYEVIIENGEEVSRELVKTENVRDSKDRIVAVGNKQPPAPVSRSSSPSSSSSSPSSSSSGGEGTTITVTATAYTANCSGCSGITATGIDLNKNRNKKVIAVDPSVIPLGSRVHVEGYGEAIAGDTGGNIVGNKIDVHVPSRSEAQRWGVRTVKVTILD from the coding sequence ATGGAACCCAGTAGGACAAATAAACTTCTTTCTTTTTTCAAAAATAAGAAAAAGTTATCCATTACTTCCGCCAGTTTATTAGTTGTTATGCTTGTAGTGTCTCTAGTAGTTTATGAAACTTCGAAAGCAATGGTGACAATGAACATCGACGGAGAAGAAACTATTTTAACAACTCATGCTTCAACTGTTGCTGAGTTATTGGCTGAAAACGAATGGGAAATGAATGAACACGATAAAATTACCCCATCATTAGAAACAGCCATTTCAAGCAATATGGAAGTGGAGTGGAAAAAGGCAAAACTTGTGACCCTTACTGTTAATGATGATTTACAAACAGTATGGACAACAGCTGATTCAGTGAATGAACTCTTTGAGGAATTAGCTATTGATGTAAAAGAACACGATGCAATTAATCCTAGTCTAGATACAGAAATTACTCCAGATATGAATGTCTCATATGAATCTGCATTTTTGGTGCAACTCATTAGTGATGGAGAACAACAAGAGATTTGGACAACTTCGACTACTGTCGCTGACTTTTTAGAGAAAGAAAATATAGCCCTAGGTGAGCTAGACCGAGTTGAACCAGCCAAAGATGAGCTGTTGGATAAAGAAACGAAAGTGGATGTTATTCGCGTAGAAAAGGTCACCGATGTAGTGGAAGAGAAGATTGCCTTTGCGACTGTAACAAGAAAAGACGATTCACTTGATAAAGGGAAAGAAAATGTCGTTGAGTCAGGTCAAGAAGGACTTGTGAAGAAACATTATGAAGTCATTATTGAAAATGGGGAAGAAGTTTCTAGGGAGCTTGTGAAAACAGAAAATGTTCGAGATAGTAAAGATCGAATCGTCGCTGTTGGAAATAAACAACCCCCAGCCCCTGTAAGTAGGAGTTCTTCGCCTTCGTCATCATCTTCATCTCCATCTTCATCTTCTAGTGGAGGTGAAGGTACAACGATTACGGTTACGGCAACAGCTTATACAGCAAATTGCTCAGGATGTAGCGGGATTACAGCTACAGGTATTGACCTAAATAAGAACCGTAATAAAAAAGTGATCGCTGTTGATCCAAGCGTGATACCACTCGGTTCACGAGTGCATGTAGAAGGTTATGGTGAAGCGATTGCTGGTGATACAGGTGGTAATATTGTCGGCAATAAAATTGACGTTCATGTCCCTTCACGTTCAGAAGCGCAACGTTGGGGTGTTCGTACAGTTAAGGTCACAATTTTAGATTAA